Proteins found in one Pontibacter sp. SGAir0037 genomic segment:
- the cphA gene encoding cyanophycin synthetase, with protein sequence MKLLDLRIMRGPNYWSVSHHKIIVVKLELDELCYKLTNEVPDLLPRLQKMFPGMQAHRSSEGVEGGFFQTVAGGTTFGHLMQHIALELQTMAGMECGFGRCYPTQQEGVLQVIFSYQEARAGEYAAYAALRITEALIKGEKYKITEDLMHLHRIREDEYFGPSTYAIVSEAESRGIPYLRLDTHSLIQLGYGVHQKRIQATLTSNTACFAVEIAGDKRATKEMLQGAGVPVAKGTTVYSQEELKKALQWLDYPLVVKPLDGNHGKGVSINITNWKEAVRGFTEARKYSGGVIVEQYVTGSDFRLLVVNGKFIAAAKRTPACITGDGKSTIKQLIERENKDPRRGIGHEKVLTQITIDKQTKDILKANNLTTMSVLKENEILYLKSTANISTGGTATDVTDLVDPYNILMAERIAGLIGLDICGIDVMTSDIAIPLNEAGGAVLEVNAAPGFRMHTAPTYGLPRNVAEPVINMLFPHNAPSRIPIVAVTGTNGKTTTTRLIAHMVKSKGYQVGYTTTDGIYIQDKLLEKGDTTGSYSAQFVLKDPTVNFAVLECARGGLLRAGLGFDQCDIGIVTNVSSDHLGLRDINTLDELAQVKSVIPKSVHKDGYAILNADDDLVYEMAKELHCNIAFFSMDEQNPRILKHIAKGGLAAVFENGYISIFKNSYKIRIDRVGDVPLTFGGRAKFNIQNVLAAVLAGYVSHFDVEDIKTALRTFVPSPSKTPGRMNLFKFPNFEVLVDYAHNVGGLKAIGEFMEELEVSRKVGVVAAVGDRRSEDIYELGKVAGQIFDEIIVRLDSDLRGKTADEITIPLMHGIEDAAPYKPVRLIPEEMRAIAYALEHAEENSFIAVFTEDVSESVKMVENFKVIQDRTVLVE encoded by the coding sequence ATGAAACTTCTAGATTTGCGCATTATGCGCGGGCCAAATTACTGGTCGGTTTCTCATCACAAAATCATTGTTGTAAAACTCGAGTTGGATGAGCTTTGCTACAAGCTCACCAACGAAGTTCCTGATTTGCTCCCGCGTTTGCAGAAAATGTTTCCGGGTATGCAGGCCCACCGTTCTTCCGAAGGGGTGGAAGGCGGCTTCTTTCAGACAGTAGCCGGTGGCACAACCTTCGGACACCTGATGCAGCACATTGCCCTGGAATTGCAGACGATGGCCGGGATGGAGTGTGGCTTCGGGCGCTGCTATCCTACGCAGCAGGAAGGCGTGCTGCAGGTTATCTTTTCCTACCAGGAAGCCAGGGCAGGAGAATATGCCGCCTATGCCGCGCTAAGAATTACAGAAGCCCTGATAAAAGGCGAAAAATACAAGATTACAGAAGACCTCATGCACCTTCACCGGATTCGGGAAGATGAATATTTTGGCCCCAGCACCTATGCTATAGTTTCAGAAGCAGAAAGCAGGGGAATACCTTACCTGCGCCTCGACACGCACTCGCTCATTCAGTTAGGCTATGGGGTGCATCAGAAGCGGATACAGGCTACCTTAACCAGTAACACAGCCTGTTTTGCCGTTGAGATTGCCGGAGACAAACGCGCCACCAAGGAAATGCTGCAAGGTGCAGGTGTGCCTGTCGCAAAAGGAACCACTGTTTATTCACAGGAAGAACTGAAAAAGGCCCTGCAATGGCTGGATTACCCGCTTGTGGTAAAGCCGCTGGATGGCAACCACGGCAAAGGGGTATCAATTAATATTACGAACTGGAAAGAGGCTGTAAGAGGATTTACAGAAGCCAGAAAGTATTCCGGCGGTGTTATAGTGGAGCAGTATGTAACAGGTTCTGATTTCAGGCTGCTTGTTGTAAACGGAAAATTTATTGCAGCTGCAAAGCGAACGCCGGCCTGCATAACAGGTGATGGCAAATCCACGATAAAGCAGCTGATCGAGCGCGAAAACAAAGACCCGCGGCGTGGTATCGGGCACGAGAAAGTACTGACGCAGATAACAATAGACAAGCAGACAAAGGATATTCTGAAAGCGAATAACCTCACTACCATGTCCGTTTTAAAGGAGAACGAGATACTTTACCTGAAGAGCACAGCCAATATAAGTACAGGAGGTACGGCCACAGATGTAACAGATCTGGTTGACCCTTACAACATCCTGATGGCCGAGCGTATTGCCGGTTTAATTGGGCTGGATATTTGCGGCATAGATGTAATGACCTCTGATATTGCTATTCCGCTGAACGAGGCAGGTGGCGCTGTGCTGGAGGTAAATGCGGCACCAGGCTTCAGGATGCATACTGCCCCCACCTATGGTTTGCCTCGTAACGTGGCAGAACCAGTTATCAATATGCTGTTTCCGCACAATGCGCCAAGTCGTATCCCGATAGTGGCAGTTACAGGTACCAACGGCAAAACCACCACCACCCGCCTGATTGCACATATGGTGAAATCGAAGGGTTACCAGGTAGGCTATACTACTACGGATGGCATTTACATTCAGGATAAGCTGCTGGAGAAAGGAGATACTACCGGCTCGTATAGCGCGCAATTTGTTTTAAAAGATCCGACAGTGAATTTTGCAGTGCTGGAATGCGCCCGGGGTGGCCTTTTGCGTGCGGGCCTTGGCTTCGACCAGTGCGACATTGGCATTGTTACCAACGTAAGCTCCGATCATTTGGGGCTGCGCGATATAAACACACTTGATGAGCTGGCGCAGGTAAAGTCGGTTATACCCAAGAGCGTGCACAAAGATGGCTACGCTATTCTGAATGCAGATGATGACTTGGTGTATGAAATGGCCAAAGAGCTGCATTGTAACATTGCCTTCTTTAGCATGGATGAGCAGAATCCACGCATTCTGAAGCATATTGCCAAAGGTGGCCTGGCAGCGGTTTTCGAAAACGGATATATTTCTATCTTCAAAAACAGCTACAAGATCAGGATCGACAGGGTAGGAGATGTGCCTTTAACCTTCGGTGGCCGGGCGAAATTTAATATTCAGAATGTACTGGCAGCAGTGCTGGCAGGGTATGTATCTCATTTCGATGTAGAAGATATCAAAACCGCCTTGCGCACCTTTGTGCCATCGCCTTCCAAAACACCGGGCCGCATGAACCTGTTTAAGTTTCCTAATTTCGAGGTGCTGGTAGATTATGCCCATAATGTAGGAGGTCTAAAGGCTATTGGCGAATTTATGGAAGAGCTGGAGGTAAGCCGGAAAGTAGGTGTTGTGGCTGCCGTTGGCGATAGAAGAAGCGAAGACATTTATGAGCTGGGCAAGGTGGCAGGGCAGATCTTTGATGAAATTATAGTTCGGCTCGACAGCGATTTACGGGGCAAGACAGCTGACGAAATAACTATTCCGCTGATGCACGGCATAGAAGATGCCGCACCTTATAAACCGGTGAGGCTGATACCAGAGGAAATGCGTGCCATTGCCTATGCACTGGAACATGCCGAAGAAAATTCCTTTATTGCCGTTTTTACAGAAGATGTATCTGAATCGGTGAAGATGGTGGAGAACTTTAAGGTGATACAGGACAGAACGGTGCTGGTAGAATAA
- a CDS encoding cytochrome d ubiquinol oxidase subunit II: MAYVVITFLCLSILLYLLLGGADFGAGIVELFTSSKNRSRTRETMHHTIGPVWEANHMWLIIAIVILFVGFPRIYSVMSVHLHIPLVILLLGIIARGTAFVFRHYDAVVDEMQVLYNRIFAYSSFVTPLFLGILAGSVIAGKIDLQATDFLSAYVYSWLHLFSIAVGFFTVALCGFLASVYLIGEADTTSDKIRFTRKAKSMNIAAVACGALVFVAAALEGIPLVNWMFGSAISLGAVMAATLSLVLLWYWLSQGKAKKVRVLAGFQVSMILLAIGHPVFPDFVLLASGDNLSLLQHQAPHSTMQALGLALLIGSVLILPFLFYLIYSFQKKAPGYTH, encoded by the coding sequence TTCGGGGCTGGAATTGTGGAGTTGTTTACCTCCTCTAAAAACAGGAGCCGCACCCGCGAAACGATGCACCATACCATTGGCCCGGTTTGGGAAGCGAACCACATGTGGCTGATCATAGCCATTGTGATTCTTTTTGTCGGCTTTCCGAGAATATACAGTGTGATGTCGGTGCACCTGCACATACCGCTGGTTATACTGCTTTTAGGTATAATTGCCCGGGGTACAGCCTTTGTATTCCGGCATTACGATGCGGTGGTGGATGAGATGCAGGTACTCTATAACCGTATTTTTGCTTACTCCAGCTTTGTTACACCTTTGTTTCTGGGCATACTGGCCGGGAGTGTGATTGCTGGCAAAATCGATTTGCAGGCAACAGATTTCTTATCTGCCTACGTGTATAGCTGGCTGCACCTGTTTTCGATAGCTGTTGGCTTTTTTACCGTTGCCCTGTGTGGCTTTCTGGCCTCGGTATACCTGATCGGAGAAGCTGATACTACATCTGATAAAATCCGCTTTACCCGCAAAGCCAAAAGCATGAATATAGCGGCAGTGGCTTGCGGGGCTCTTGTTTTTGTAGCAGCGGCACTGGAAGGCATTCCTCTTGTAAACTGGATGTTTGGCTCAGCCATCAGCTTGGGAGCGGTAATGGCAGCCACCCTTTCGCTGGTGCTGCTCTGGTACTGGCTATCGCAGGGGAAAGCTAAAAAGGTGCGTGTGCTGGCAGGCTTCCAGGTTAGCATGATCCTGCTCGCCATCGGCCATCCTGTTTTCCCGGATTTTGTGCTGCTGGCTAGTGGCGACAATCTTTCGTTGCTGCAACACCAGGCTCCCCACAGCACCATGCAGGCACTCGGACTGGCACTGCTGATTGGTAGTGTGCTCATTCTTCCGTTTCTCTTTTACCTCATTTATAGTTTCCAGAAGAAAGCACCTGGCTACACCCATTAA
- a CDS encoding DUF389 domain-containing protein produces the protein MPRKVELTVPAESTKEVVDALNQLEGLINLQVYKSASANEPGDVVKATVATKALQQLMRQMDSLGLGKKPGFSLATSEPDSLISPGFSNLVDRDGTLASWEEMEMIISKDSNANSLILLLLIASGILAATGIATNAIHVVIGAMLVAPGFMPIMRIPLGIVSGCKAVWIRGITDVFLAYGVLIAAAALTAFFLQATGTEPLPGKADYYELTNPLLKYWTTLTSTSVVASAAAGLAGAIMIATKRSIFTSGVMIGLALVPSASLIGMALVTGDVASAGQAAIRWLVDVLLVLASSFIVFSILKAIRYKRNMAM, from the coding sequence ATGCCTAGGAAAGTTGAATTAACAGTACCAGCAGAAAGTACAAAAGAGGTAGTGGATGCGCTGAATCAACTGGAGGGCCTGATAAACCTTCAGGTATATAAAAGCGCTTCTGCCAACGAGCCCGGTGATGTTGTAAAAGCTACCGTTGCTACAAAGGCGCTGCAGCAACTTATGCGGCAGATGGATAGCCTCGGTTTGGGTAAGAAACCAGGCTTTTCTTTAGCAACCAGCGAGCCGGACAGCCTCATAAGTCCTGGTTTTTCCAACCTGGTTGACCGCGATGGTACGTTAGCCAGTTGGGAAGAAATGGAAATGATCATCAGCAAGGATAGTAATGCCAATTCTTTGATTTTACTGCTGCTTATAGCTTCGGGTATTCTGGCGGCTACAGGTATTGCTACAAATGCTATCCATGTTGTTATCGGTGCCATGCTGGTTGCTCCTGGCTTTATGCCCATTATGCGTATTCCTTTAGGAATCGTTTCCGGGTGTAAGGCTGTCTGGATAAGAGGTATAACAGATGTGTTTTTAGCCTATGGTGTACTTATAGCGGCGGCCGCCCTTACTGCTTTTTTCCTGCAGGCAACAGGAACAGAACCTTTACCGGGCAAGGCAGATTATTACGAGCTGACCAACCCGCTGCTAAAATACTGGACTACCCTGACCTCTACCTCTGTGGTTGCGTCGGCGGCGGCAGGACTGGCGGGAGCTATCATGATAGCAACCAAACGGTCGATTTTTACTTCGGGGGTTATGATAGGCTTAGCCCTGGTGCCCTCTGCTTCCCTCATCGGAATGGCACTGGTAACAGGTGATGTGGCGTCAGCAGGGCAGGCGGCAATTCGCTGGCTGGTGGATGTGCTGCTTGTGCTGGCATCCTCGTTCATCGTGTTCAGTATTTTAAAAGCAATCAGGTATAAGCGGAACATGGCTATGTAA